In Nitrososphaerales archaeon, the genomic stretch AGGAGATAAGGAAGCATAGAACATTGCAGGAATCGTCATTTTTGATAAGGGCTCGTGAGTCTGGTGTCCCGACACCTTTAGTATATTTCGTTGATGCGAAGAGAGGTGAGATAATTATGCAGTATATAGAGGGGAGGAGGATGAAAGAGATCCTCGATGCAGAGAGTGATGAATCGATCGATGAATTATGTATAAAGTTAGGTCAATATATAGCCAAATTACATAAGAGAGATCTGATCCATGGTGATCTAACGACTTCCAACTTTATCCTTTCAAAGGATGGCCATTTGGTGTTGATCGATTTCGGCCTATCATTCTTTTCTCAAAGGTTAGAAGATAAAGCAGTAGACCTTCATCTGATCAAAGAAGTATTGACGAGTGCACATAAAAATAGCAGGAGGATCTTTATGAAGATTCTAGAAGGTTACAGCTCTGTAGTTGGAGAGGATATGGTGAAGGTTTTACTTGGCAAGATTCGAGAAATAGAGTTGAGAGGTAGGTATACACGTGTGTAACGATACTAAAAGAGTATATTTTGCTACGAGTAATATTCACAAATTCAGAGAAGTAAAGAGCATACTATCGCAGTATGGGATAGATGTAGTCATGGTGAAGGGTAAGTTATTAGAGGTACAGAGTGAAAGTCTGGTCAAGATCGCGACTCAATCCATATATAACGCTTTAAAGGTCGGCACGAAGACTCCCTTAATACTGGAAGACTCGGGTCTATTCATACGTAGTTTGAATGGCTTCCCTGGTCCCTACTCTTCTTATGTCTACCGTACGATAGGTCTGAAGGGTATTTTAAAGATTTTAGAGGGTGTAGAGGATCGCTACGCTGAGTTTAAATCGGTGATCGCCTTCGCAGATAAATTTATGAATATTAAGAGCTTTGTGGGTGTAGTCAAGGGAGAGATTTCACAGGAGGAGCGGGGCATATATGGATTCGGATTCGACCCCATCTTCATCCCTTACCATTCATCCAAAACCTTTGGGGAAATGCTCCCTCAAGAGAAGAATAAATATTCTCATAGGGCTAAAGCGTTGATAAAGTTCGTTAAGTGGTTTATGAGAGCTAATATGTGATCAAAATCGCAACCTTTATGTGCAATAACGACTAGCATCTTTATGGCAGAATATGGCGAGGATGTATTCACATAGACGTGGGAAGTCTCATTCTACTAGGCTGGCCTCTCGACACATCCCATCATGGGTTACCTATAGCCCAGACGAAATCACCGCTCTGATCGTGAAGATGGCAAAGGATGGATTAACGCCTAGCGAGATAGGTGTGAAGTTGAGAGATGAATACGGCATTCCATTGGTCAAACCGATCCTGGGCAAATCGATTACAGAAATTCTGGAGGAGAATAACCTGCTCCCTCCCATACCTGAAGATCTCGATCGTCTTTTGAAGAGAGCGGTAAAGATTCAGGCACACCTCAAAGTACATAAGGGAGATAGAAAGAGTATTCACGCTTTAGAGCTTTTAGAAGCGAGGATCCATCGATTATCTGAATATTACAAGAGTCGAGGGAAGTTACCACCGAATTGGAAGTACTCTGCAGTCGTAGCACAATTGGCGTGAAGTATGAGTAATTTTGAAGAGCTTTTACAAAGGGCGGAAGAGATAGCTAATAGGATCATCGATACCGTAAAGGCTGGAAAGAAGATCGCTCTAATAGCACATATCGATGCAGATGGTATCACTACCGCAAGTATTCTTATTAAAGCGATCTATCGTAAGGGCGGCCGATTTTTAGTAAGAGTCATTGGAGATCTGGATCTCCAGTTGCTCGATGAGCTTAAAGATGGGGATTATGGTCTATACATCTTTTGTGAAATCGGGGGTGGAATGGTAAATGAGATTATTAAAAGGCTTGATCATCGATGGATCATGATAGATCATCATAGAGTACCCGATGAAGAGTTGAATATGAAGAATGTATTCAACGCGTGGCAATTCGGTTTTGATGGTGGTGTTGA encodes the following:
- a CDS encoding KEOPS complex kinase/ATPase Bud32, giving the protein MEILIKRGAEASLYLTEYFGEKVIVKRRDAKTYRNPRLDEEIRKHRTLQESSFLIRARESGVPTPLVYFVDAKRGEIIMQYIEGRRMKEILDAESDESIDELCIKLGQYIAKLHKRDLIHGDLTTSNFILSKDGHLVLIDFGLSFFSQRLEDKAVDLHLIKEVLTSAHKNSRRIFMKILEGYSSVVGEDMVKVLLGKIREIELRGRYTRV
- a CDS encoding XTP/dITP diphosphatase, producing MCNDTKRVYFATSNIHKFREVKSILSQYGIDVVMVKGKLLEVQSESLVKIATQSIYNALKVGTKTPLILEDSGLFIRSLNGFPGPYSSYVYRTIGLKGILKILEGVEDRYAEFKSVIAFADKFMNIKSFVGVVKGEISQEERGIYGFGFDPIFIPYHSSKTFGEMLPQEKNKYSHRAKALIKFVKWFMRANM
- a CDS encoding 30S ribosomal protein S15, encoding MARMYSHRRGKSHSTRLASRHIPSWVTYSPDEITALIVKMAKDGLTPSEIGVKLRDEYGIPLVKPILGKSITEILEENNLLPPIPEDLDRLLKRAVKIQAHLKVHKGDRKSIHALELLEARIHRLSEYYKSRGKLPPNWKYSAVVAQLA